The sequence GACTACGGCTTCGAGGACACCGTGTCCAGCGAGCCGTGGCACTACGACACCAAGGGCTGAGAGACCACGGGCCGAGACACCCAGGGCTGAGAAACCCTCGTCCGACCCACTCCGCCGAGGAGCGGGTCACCACCACCATCCGACCTTCCTGCCACGACCCAAGGAGCAGAACCATGCACAACCATCCGAACACCGCCACCAACACCACCTTCCGCCGTCGGGCCGTCAGTGGACTGGCCGGGTTGGCCGTCGCCGCCGGCGCCGTCGCCGGGCTGCTCGGTCCAGCCAGCCTGGCCCAGGCCGCACCCACCGAGGCCGCCGTCACCCAGGCCTGCAACATCCCGAGCACCGCCGACGACGACGTGCTGACGGTGCTGCAGACCGTGCTGAACGAACGGGGTGCCAGCGAGAAGGTACGCCTGGCGACCTTCGAGACCGCGTGGGTCGAGTCCCATGCGAACAATCTCGAGTGCGGCGACCGCGATTCGCAGGGCGTCTTCCAGCAGCGACCCTCCCAGGGCTGGGGCAGCGTCGAGCAGGTGACCGATGTCGAGTACGCCACCAATGCCTTCCTCGACGTCGCGATCCCGATCGCGGAGGACAACCCCGGCCAGACCGCCGGCTGGGTCGCTCAGGAGACACAGCGGTCCGGGCACCCGGAACGGTACGACGAGGCGAAGTCGATCGCCCAGGACCTGGAGGCCCGCGCCGAGAGCCTGGTCGACGGCGAGACCCCGCCGCCGGTGGATGAGG comes from Naumannella halotolerans and encodes:
- a CDS encoding peptidoglycan-binding domain-containing protein, giving the protein MHNHPNTATNTTFRRRAVSGLAGLAVAAGAVAGLLGPASLAQAAPTEAAVTQACNIPSTADDDVLTVLQTVLNERGASEKVRLATFETAWVESHANNLECGDRDSQGVFQQRPSQGWGSVEQVTDVEYATNAFLDVAIPIAEDNPGQTAGWVAQETQRSGHPERYDEAKSIAQDLEARAESLVDGETPPPVDEDWSVLKTGSSGEQVEAAQYLLNAEGADLDVDGKYGSGTTAAVKEFQADNGLDADGVIGPDTWGELTSTVKSGSEGDAVKAAQTVLGVDVDGKFGSGTASAVKDFQSENDLDADGVVGPDTWKALLS